A window of Streptomyces puniciscabiei contains these coding sequences:
- a CDS encoding barstar family protein, which translates to MGSYFVNEVTVLDVKPSARGAGLVDLTVTLWCENALAGAEQVWGLIRTGHLDRTGMWQDLAPEDRRAWLSVALWSQEYQRQGKPDAPAGETFTLDGRHIVDRDTFYCAIGEAINGPGGYFGWNLDALDDCLIGGWGASTPFTLHWDASAKARARLVERVRAGAREVALFDLLLEILEERGVSVVLR; encoded by the coding sequence ATGGGGTCCTACTTCGTCAACGAGGTCACCGTCCTCGACGTCAAGCCCTCCGCCCGCGGAGCCGGCCTCGTCGACCTCACGGTGACGCTGTGGTGCGAGAACGCTCTGGCTGGAGCGGAACAAGTGTGGGGTCTGATCCGCACAGGTCACCTGGACCGCACTGGCATGTGGCAAGACCTTGCCCCCGAGGACAGACGAGCGTGGCTGTCGGTGGCGCTGTGGTCCCAGGAGTACCAGCGTCAGGGAAAGCCGGACGCTCCCGCAGGCGAGACATTCACCCTGGACGGTCGGCACATCGTTGACAGGGACACCTTTTACTGCGCGATCGGCGAGGCCATCAACGGGCCCGGCGGCTACTTCGGCTGGAACCTGGACGCTCTGGACGACTGCCTGATCGGCGGGTGGGGCGCCTCCACGCCGTTCACCTTGCACTGGGATGCCTCGGCCAAGGCTCGGGCACGGTTGGTAGAGCGCGTGCGCGCCGGCGCTCGCGAGGTTGCGCTGTTCGACCTGCTCCTGGAGATCCTCGAGGAACGGGGCGTGAGCGTCGTCCTTCGGTGA
- a CDS encoding YqjF family protein, producing MSLAPAPVEPITPDPVREVPDTLLTQSWLDLSFLHWAADPADVAPLLPAGTVPDTHDGLTYIGLVAFRMYRVGWFKVPGIPYLGTFPETNVRLYSVDRHGRRGVVFRSLEASRLLPVAVARSAFRLPYMWARMAIHHDADTISYTSHRRWPGPRGARSRITVRTGERIAEPTALEHFLTARWGMHNAFFGRSVYLPNTHPRWPLHRAELLDCEDELVTAAGLPSPSGPPVSVLYSPGVPVRFGRPVRPGGLPTP from the coding sequence ATGTCGCTCGCCCCTGCCCCTGTGGAGCCGATAACGCCCGATCCGGTGCGCGAGGTGCCGGACACGCTGCTCACGCAGTCCTGGCTCGACCTGTCGTTCCTGCACTGGGCCGCCGACCCGGCGGACGTGGCGCCGCTGCTGCCGGCCGGGACTGTGCCGGACACGCACGACGGGCTCACCTACATCGGCCTGGTGGCGTTCCGGATGTACCGGGTCGGCTGGTTCAAGGTTCCGGGTATCCCGTACCTCGGCACCTTCCCGGAGACCAACGTCCGGCTCTACTCCGTTGACCGGCACGGCCGGCGCGGCGTGGTGTTCCGCTCGCTGGAGGCCTCTCGGCTGCTGCCGGTGGCCGTCGCCCGCAGCGCCTTCCGGCTGCCCTACATGTGGGCCAGGATGGCGATCCACCACGACGCGGACACCATCAGCTACACCAGCCACCGCCGCTGGCCGGGACCGCGCGGGGCACGCAGTCGGATCACGGTGCGCACAGGCGAGCGGATCGCGGAGCCGACCGCCCTCGAACATTTCCTGACCGCGCGCTGGGGGATGCACAACGCCTTCTTCGGCCGGTCGGTGTACCTGCCCAACACCCACCCCCGCTGGCCACTGCACCGGGCCGAACTTCTGGACTGCGAGGATGAGTTGGTCACCGCCGCCGGGCTGCCGTCGCCATCTGGGCCGCCGGTGAGCGTGTTGTACTCGCCCGGCGTGCCAGTCCGCTTCGGTCGCCCCGTCCGCCCGGGCGGCCTGCCCACCCCCTGA
- a CDS encoding helix-turn-helix domain-containing protein yields the protein MSHPEATVRRDAARAPAPSLGELLQLPRVAAWAEHQFRPLHAPETPSFVLDTLTTWLRLDACIAPTAAALSLSTSAVRKRLSRAESLLQRSLLRPPSAVHDLWLAQRALDFVARNPAPA from the coding sequence TTGTCCCATCCCGAGGCAACCGTTCGGCGGGACGCCGCACGGGCGCCGGCCCCGTCCCTGGGCGAACTCCTCCAGCTGCCGCGCGTCGCGGCGTGGGCGGAACACCAGTTCCGGCCCCTGCACGCACCTGAAACCCCCTCCTTCGTCCTCGACACGCTCACCACCTGGCTGCGCCTCGACGCATGCATCGCCCCGACCGCGGCCGCGCTGTCCCTGTCGACATCCGCAGTCCGCAAACGCTTGTCACGCGCGGAATCACTGCTCCAACGCTCTCTGCTGCGGCCCCCCAGTGCCGTCCATGACCTGTGGCTCGCGCAACGGGCGCTCGACTTTGTGGCGCGGAACCCGGCGCCGGCTTAG